A region of Myxococcus stipitatus DSM 14675 DNA encodes the following proteins:
- a CDS encoding 5'-nucleotidase C-terminal domain-containing protein, which yields MPTTKSLLAAVACVLSAPLSGCISYNDSCQPLVPDPDAVVGYLGQDVQLDKAFTRHDNNALGQLVADSFRRAEDGTARPAMLGVVNGGSLRAEGLCYTRMTLKKGPLTDGVLHEVILFENLVVTLDLTESELVAMMEASVGSLYKEGQLIASPSGAFLQVSDGTTMHVDCAQGRGQRVRALKVGDVNVPLPPRTDPSIRYRVALPSFLLEGGDGYDAVFGNAGKDPDRNPVQARKLGGTDANIASAYMRENHPTPERALSEKPRITFENCALPARPAGR from the coding sequence ATGCCCACCACCAAGTCCCTCCTCGCCGCCGTCGCGTGCGTGCTCTCCGCGCCGCTGTCCGGGTGCATCTCCTACAACGACTCGTGTCAGCCGCTCGTCCCGGACCCGGATGCCGTCGTCGGCTACCTGGGCCAGGACGTGCAACTCGACAAGGCCTTCACCCGGCACGACAACAACGCGCTGGGGCAACTGGTCGCGGACTCCTTCCGACGCGCGGAGGACGGCACCGCGCGGCCCGCCATGCTGGGCGTCGTCAACGGGGGCTCCCTCCGCGCCGAAGGGCTCTGCTACACGCGGATGACGCTGAAGAAGGGGCCGCTCACCGACGGCGTGCTGCATGAGGTCATCCTCTTCGAGAACCTCGTGGTGACGCTGGACCTCACCGAGAGCGAGCTGGTGGCGATGATGGAGGCCAGCGTGGGCAGCCTCTACAAGGAAGGGCAGCTCATCGCGTCACCGTCGGGCGCGTTCCTCCAGGTGTCGGACGGCACGACCATGCACGTGGACTGCGCCCAGGGCAGAGGCCAGCGGGTGCGGGCTCTGAAAGTGGGGGACGTGAATGTCCCGCTGCCGCCTCGCACGGACCCGAGCATCCGCTACCGCGTGGCCCTGCCGAGCTTCCTGCTCGAGGGCGGCGACGGCTACGACGCGGTGTTCGGCAATGCGGGGAAGGACCCGGACCGCAACCCGGTGCAGGCGCGGAAGCTGGGCGGCACGGACGCGAACATCGCCTCGGCGTACATGCGGGAGAACCACCCGACGCCTGAGCGGGCGCTGTCCGAGAAGCCGCGCATCACCTTCGAGAACTGCGCACTACCCGCGCGGCCCGCTGGCAGGTGA
- a CDS encoding pyridoxine 5'-phosphate synthase — MGQRLGVNVDHVATLRQARRTTYPDPVTAAALAELAGAQQITIHLREDRRHIQDRDLRILRETTQTLLNLEMAATTEMVKIAYEHKPDVVTLVPERREELTTEGGLDVAGQREHVAKIIKNLKDGEITVSLFIDPDLDQVRAAHKVNADRLELHTGRYCEARNEKERARELARIVDAAKAGTKLGMGVAAGHGLNYDNVQPIARISEIDELNIGHSIVARAVLVGFDRAVREMLDLMRNPG, encoded by the coding sequence ATGGGACAGCGACTGGGTGTCAACGTGGACCATGTGGCGACGCTGCGTCAGGCGCGGCGCACCACGTATCCGGATCCGGTGACGGCCGCGGCCCTGGCGGAGTTGGCCGGCGCGCAGCAGATCACCATTCACCTGCGCGAGGACCGGCGCCACATCCAGGACCGCGACCTGCGCATCCTGCGTGAGACGACGCAGACCCTGCTGAATCTCGAGATGGCGGCCACCACGGAGATGGTGAAGATCGCCTACGAGCACAAGCCGGACGTGGTGACGCTGGTGCCGGAGCGGCGCGAGGAGCTCACCACCGAGGGCGGCCTGGACGTCGCCGGTCAGCGCGAGCACGTCGCGAAGATCATCAAGAACCTCAAGGACGGCGAAATCACCGTCTCGCTGTTCATCGACCCGGACCTGGACCAGGTCCGCGCGGCGCACAAGGTGAACGCGGACCGCCTCGAGCTGCACACGGGGCGCTACTGCGAGGCGCGCAACGAGAAGGAGCGCGCGCGGGAGCTGGCGCGCATCGTGGACGCGGCGAAGGCGGGCACGAAGCTGGGCATGGGCGTGGCCGCGGGCCACGGGCTCAACTACGACAACGTGCAGCCCATCGCGCGCATCTCCGAAATCGACGAGCTCAACATCGGCCACTCCATCGTCGCGCGCGCGGTGCTGGTGGGCTTCGACCGCGCCGTGCGGGAGATGCTCGACCTGATGCGCAACCCGGGATAG
- the glmM gene encoding phosphoglucosamine mutase: MAYRMNMAPKEERASQKLFGTDGVRGKANVHPMTAEVAMQLGRALAYLIRNGPHRHRVIVGKDTRLSGYMLEQALAAGLTSMGVDVELVGPLPTPGISNITTSMRADAGAVISASHNPYEDNGIKFFWRDGFKLPDETEAKIEELLSTGAIDSIRPTATKIGRAFRMEDARGRYIVFLKATFPRELTLEGMTIVVDCANGAAYKTAPAVLEELGAKVITLGVSPDGKNINHKCGALHPENLARTVLKHGAHLGIALDGDADRLIVVDEKGKVVDGDAIMAICTGELVARKQLKKKVLVSTVMSNVGLERAVARWGVKVVRTRVGDRNVVEEMRRNGYNLGGEQSGHLVFLDHTTTGDGTLAALQLLAVMCRAGKPLSELASIFEPVPQTLVNVVVKQKKELGELPDVMKVIKAVEQKLGNSGRVLVRFSGTEPKARVLVEGVDASRNEAYAKDIADVLAKALNR, encoded by the coding sequence ATGGCGTACAGGATGAACATGGCTCCCAAGGAGGAGCGCGCATCGCAGAAGCTGTTCGGGACGGACGGTGTTCGCGGCAAGGCGAACGTCCACCCGATGACAGCGGAAGTGGCGATGCAGCTCGGACGGGCGCTCGCGTACCTCATCCGCAATGGTCCCCACCGCCACCGCGTCATCGTGGGCAAGGACACGCGACTGTCCGGCTACATGCTGGAGCAGGCCCTGGCCGCGGGGTTGACGTCCATGGGCGTCGACGTGGAGCTCGTCGGGCCGCTGCCGACGCCGGGCATCTCCAACATCACCACGTCCATGCGCGCGGACGCGGGCGCGGTCATCTCCGCGTCCCACAACCCGTACGAGGACAACGGCATCAAGTTCTTCTGGCGCGACGGCTTCAAGCTGCCGGACGAGACGGAAGCCAAGATTGAAGAGCTCCTGTCCACGGGCGCCATCGACTCCATCCGCCCCACGGCGACGAAGATTGGCCGCGCGTTCCGCATGGAGGACGCACGGGGCCGCTACATCGTGTTCCTCAAGGCGACCTTCCCGCGCGAGCTGACGCTGGAGGGGATGACCATCGTCGTCGACTGTGCCAACGGCGCGGCCTACAAGACGGCGCCCGCGGTGCTGGAGGAGCTGGGCGCGAAGGTCATCACGCTGGGCGTCTCGCCGGACGGCAAGAACATCAACCACAAGTGCGGCGCGCTGCATCCGGAGAACCTGGCGCGCACGGTGCTCAAGCACGGGGCGCATCTGGGCATCGCGCTGGATGGTGACGCCGACCGCCTCATCGTCGTGGACGAGAAGGGCAAGGTGGTGGACGGCGACGCCATCATGGCCATCTGTACTGGCGAGCTGGTGGCGCGCAAGCAGCTCAAGAAGAAGGTGCTGGTCTCCACGGTGATGAGCAACGTGGGCCTGGAGCGCGCGGTGGCGCGCTGGGGCGTGAAGGTGGTTCGCACGCGCGTGGGTGACCGCAACGTCGTCGAGGAGATGCGCCGCAACGGCTACAACCTGGGCGGCGAGCAGAGCGGCCACCTCGTCTTCCTGGACCACACGACGACGGGCGACGGCACGCTCGCCGCGCTCCAGTTGCTCGCGGTGATGTGCCGCGCGGGCAAGCCCTTGAGCGAGCTGGCCTCCATCTTCGAGCCTGTTCCCCAGACGTTGGTCAACGTCGTGGTGAAGCAGAAGAAGGAGCTGGGCGAGCTTCCGGACGTGATGAAGGTCATCAAGGCCGTGGAGCAGAAGCTGGGCAACTCCGGCCGGGTGCTGGTGCGCTTCTCCGGCACGGAGCCCAAGGCGCGGGTCCTCGTCGAGGGCGTGGATGCCTCGCGCAACGAGGCCTACGCGAAGGACATCGCCGACGTGCTGGCGAAGGCGCTCAACCGCTAG
- a CDS encoding TIGR04563 family protein, producing the protein MAGTDKRKQSLYFPEEMLKEIQEEANRQDRSLSWVVQQAWKIARERIKSFPAVNDVTGDERQDPREE; encoded by the coding sequence ATGGCAGGCACCGACAAGCGCAAGCAGTCGCTGTACTTCCCCGAGGAGATGCTGAAGGAGATTCAGGAGGAAGCAAACCGCCAAGACCGCTCTCTCTCCTGGGTTGTCCAGCAGGCGTGGAAGATCGCCCGCGAGCGCATCAAGTCGTTCCCCGCCGTCAATGACGTGACTGGCGACGAGCGCCAGGACCCGCGCGAGGAGTAG
- the ftsH gene encoding ATP-dependent zinc metalloprotease FtsH, producing MRSTYKTIGLWVILIVLFVAFYNFFSQSNDPVQEPSFTQLLTKVEEKKVKEVAVKGNTYSGKFVDTSEKFRTTGPAPDAAMLNQLRNNGVDVKYEREEQNSLWLTILGQWMPVVFLFLFFIFMRQLQGGSGKAMTFGKSKAKLLSESHNKVTFADVAGVDECKEELEEIVAFLKDPKKFTKLGGRIPKGVLMMGPPGTGKTLLARAVAGEAGVPFFSISGSDFVEMFVGVGASRVRDLFEQGKKNAPCIIFIDEIDAVGRHRGAGLGGGHDEREQTLNQLLVEMDGFESNDGVILIAATNRPDVLDPALQRPGRFDRRIVVPRPDLKGRLGVLKVHTRRVPLAPEVDLEVIARGTPGMTGADLENLVNESALMAARQNKERVDLSDFENAKDKVFMGPERRSMIMTEKEKKNTAVHEAGHALLAKLLPGCDPLHKVTIIPRGQALGVTWSLPTEDKVNGYKKQMLDQISMAMGGRIAEELLFNEMSSGAANDIERATETARAMVCRWGMSEKLGPLAFGKSDGEVFLGRDFNSSKDYSEDTARQIDAEVRSIVVGCYERGRNLLTENLEALKRVSDALVEYETLDAEDVNILLQGGQLTRERPPPRVNAPPKATEKKDKRKILDALEGLPKMEPNKA from the coding sequence GTGCGTTCGACTTACAAGACCATCGGGCTCTGGGTCATCCTGATCGTCCTCTTCGTCGCCTTCTACAACTTCTTCTCGCAGAGCAACGATCCGGTTCAGGAGCCGTCGTTCACGCAGCTCCTGACGAAGGTGGAGGAGAAGAAGGTCAAGGAGGTGGCGGTCAAGGGCAACACCTATTCCGGCAAGTTCGTCGACACGAGCGAGAAGTTTCGCACGACGGGGCCGGCGCCTGACGCGGCGATGCTGAACCAGCTCCGCAACAACGGAGTGGACGTCAAGTACGAGCGGGAGGAGCAGAACAGCCTCTGGCTGACCATCCTGGGCCAGTGGATGCCCGTGGTGTTCCTCTTCCTCTTCTTCATCTTCATGCGCCAGCTCCAGGGTGGCAGCGGCAAGGCGATGACCTTCGGCAAGTCGAAGGCCAAGCTCTTGAGCGAGAGCCACAACAAGGTCACGTTCGCGGACGTGGCGGGTGTGGACGAGTGCAAGGAAGAGCTCGAGGAGATCGTCGCCTTCCTGAAGGACCCCAAGAAGTTCACCAAGCTGGGCGGCCGCATCCCCAAGGGCGTGCTGATGATGGGCCCCCCGGGTACCGGCAAGACGCTGCTGGCGCGCGCGGTGGCGGGTGAGGCCGGCGTGCCGTTCTTCTCCATCTCCGGCTCGGACTTCGTGGAGATGTTCGTGGGCGTCGGCGCCAGCCGCGTTCGCGACCTGTTCGAGCAGGGCAAGAAGAACGCCCCCTGCATCATCTTCATCGACGAGATCGACGCCGTGGGCCGCCACCGTGGCGCGGGCCTGGGCGGCGGTCACGACGAGCGCGAGCAGACGCTCAACCAGCTGCTCGTGGAGATGGACGGCTTCGAGTCCAACGACGGCGTCATCCTGATTGCGGCGACGAACCGTCCGGACGTCCTGGACCCCGCGCTGCAGCGTCCGGGTCGCTTCGACCGGCGCATCGTGGTGCCGCGTCCGGACCTGAAGGGCCGCCTGGGCGTGCTGAAGGTGCACACCCGCCGCGTGCCGCTGGCGCCGGAAGTGGACCTGGAGGTCATCGCTCGCGGTACGCCGGGCATGACGGGCGCGGACCTGGAGAACCTGGTGAACGAGTCGGCGCTGATGGCCGCGCGGCAGAACAAGGAGCGCGTGGACCTGAGCGACTTCGAGAACGCCAAGGACAAGGTCTTCATGGGGCCGGAGCGCCGGTCCATGATCATGACCGAGAAGGAGAAGAAGAACACGGCCGTGCACGAGGCGGGGCACGCGCTGCTCGCCAAGCTGCTGCCCGGCTGCGACCCTCTCCACAAGGTCACCATCATCCCGCGCGGTCAGGCGCTCGGCGTCACCTGGAGCCTGCCCACCGAGGACAAGGTCAACGGGTACAAGAAGCAGATGCTGGACCAGATCTCCATGGCCATGGGTGGCCGTATCGCCGAGGAGCTGCTCTTCAACGAGATGAGCAGCGGCGCGGCGAACGACATCGAGCGGGCCACCGAGACGGCGCGCGCCATGGTGTGCCGCTGGGGCATGAGCGAGAAGCTGGGGCCCCTGGCGTTCGGCAAGAGCGACGGCGAGGTGTTCCTGGGCCGCGACTTCAACTCGTCCAAGGACTACTCCGAGGACACCGCGCGGCAGATTGACGCCGAGGTCCGCAGCATCGTCGTCGGTTGCTACGAGCGCGGCCGCAACCTGCTCACGGAGAACCTGGAGGCCCTCAAGCGCGTCTCCGACGCCCTGGTCGAGTACGAGACGCTCGACGCCGAGGACGTGAACATCCTCCTGCAGGGTGGCCAGCTCACCCGGGAGCGTCCGCCCCCGCGCGTGAATGCGCCCCCGAAGGCGACGGAGAAGAAGGACAAGCGGAAGATCCTCGACGCGCTCGAGGGGCTCCCGAAGATGGAGCCGAACAAGGCGTAG
- the tilS gene encoding tRNA lysidine(34) synthetase TilS — protein MDAYARRGLEGRSVLCAVSGGADSVALLVATAGVRERLGLRVEVATVDHGLRPESAGEARAVAALAATLGLECHVLGLTLKGGPGLEARARLARYAALEEVRQARGLTVVATAHSATDQAETLLMRLARGASTRGAAGIQEARAGLVRPLLERTREELVDFLGEQGVGYSTDAMNADPAFFRVRVRTDALPALSRAAGFRVEARLASFARLAAEDEALLADLADAAWRRVRLEDGSLEAVAVRALEIPLRRRVLARLLAEQGVETDAAMVERGLRAVEQGGSATVGGGLRLRATGGRVRCVASSPGDAPRAGPELCLEGAGAGGVLEGTGWVFRVESHAPPSGMHGLALSRDLCWPLTVRTRKPGDRVRMGAGQRRLQDVLVDLRVPAESRDSRPVVLDAEGTVVWLPGLWTPPSPVGSSQHYLWATPSGPSIQRTPSL, from the coding sequence ATGGACGCGTATGCGCGGCGGGGCCTCGAGGGGCGCTCCGTGCTGTGCGCTGTCTCCGGAGGCGCGGATTCGGTGGCGCTGCTCGTCGCCACGGCGGGCGTGCGTGAGCGCTTGGGGCTGCGCGTGGAGGTCGCCACGGTGGACCACGGCCTGCGTCCGGAGTCCGCCGGGGAGGCGCGCGCGGTGGCCGCCCTGGCCGCGACACTCGGCCTGGAGTGTCATGTCCTCGGGCTGACATTGAAGGGGGGGCCTGGGCTGGAGGCGCGCGCGCGGCTGGCGCGGTACGCGGCGCTGGAAGAGGTGCGCCAGGCGCGCGGCCTGACGGTGGTGGCGACGGCCCACTCGGCCACGGACCAGGCGGAGACGCTGCTGATGCGGCTGGCGCGCGGCGCGTCGACGCGAGGCGCGGCTGGAATCCAGGAGGCCCGTGCTGGACTCGTGCGTCCGCTCCTGGAGCGCACCCGCGAGGAGCTGGTGGACTTCCTCGGGGAGCAGGGCGTCGGGTACTCAACAGATGCGATGAACGCCGACCCGGCGTTCTTCCGGGTCCGGGTCCGAACGGACGCCCTGCCAGCCCTCAGCCGGGCGGCGGGCTTCCGGGTAGAGGCCCGGCTGGCGTCCTTCGCGCGGCTGGCGGCCGAGGACGAGGCGCTGCTCGCGGACCTGGCGGACGCGGCCTGGCGGCGCGTGCGGCTGGAGGATGGGAGCCTGGAGGCAGTGGCCGTGCGCGCGCTGGAGATTCCGCTGCGCCGCCGGGTGCTCGCCCGATTGCTGGCCGAGCAGGGCGTGGAGACGGACGCGGCGATGGTGGAGCGGGGGCTGCGCGCGGTGGAGCAGGGGGGCTCGGCGACGGTGGGTGGCGGCCTGCGGCTGCGGGCCACGGGAGGGCGCGTGCGCTGTGTCGCGTCGAGCCCTGGGGACGCTCCGCGCGCGGGGCCGGAACTGTGCCTGGAGGGCGCGGGGGCAGGGGGCGTGCTGGAGGGCACGGGGTGGGTCTTTCGCGTGGAGTCCCACGCACCCCCCTCGGGGATGCATGGCCTGGCGCTCTCTCGGGACCTGTGCTGGCCGCTCACTGTCCGGACGCGCAAGCCGGGGGACCGGGTCCGCATGGGCGCGGGACAACGTCGGCTCCAAGATGTGTTGGTGGATCTTCGAGTGCCCGCGGAGTCGAGGGATTCGCGGCCGGTGGTGCTGGACGCCGAGGGCACGGTGGTGTGGCTTCCGGGACTGTGGACTCCCCCGTCGCCGGTGGGTTCATCCCAGCACTACTTGTGGGCGACGCCCTCGGGTCCGAGCATTCAACGGACCCCTTCGTTATAG
- a CDS encoding TIGR04563 family protein, translating to MATTDHRKQSLYFPEDMLEEIQREATRQDRSLSWIVQQAWKVARAEIRKMPSVNDVLSSPPRPAAVAASPVAAPTAAPSMVAAAAPSSTEPKS from the coding sequence ATGGCCACCACCGACCACCGCAAGCAAAGCCTCTACTTCCCCGAGGACATGCTGGAGGAAATCCAGCGTGAGGCGACGCGACAGGACCGTTCGCTGTCGTGGATTGTCCAGCAGGCATGGAAGGTGGCGCGTGCCGAGATTCGGAAGATGCCGTCGGTCAACGACGTGCTGAGTTCGCCCCCGCGTCCCGCCGCAGTCGCGGCGAGTCCGGTGGCGGCCCCCACGGCGGCCCCCTCCATGGTGGCAGCCGCGGCTCCGAGCTCGACCGAGCCCAAGTCCTGA
- the folP gene encoding dihydropteroate synthase — protein MIRARPISVDRPEDLTLALRRMGLPTPAREYLLEKVPHAQVLLTGVPREVSAFLHGLHERALVPGREEHPAWVSGDVRSRPGTGLLSGRLEQFERLMALARSQRDAALAALAEALARAMDAGKAPEPWVLGDRVFHWGSRTYVMGVVNVTPDSFSDGGRYLGADAAIARGLALVAAGADFLDVGGESTRPGSASVSAEEEVARVLPVIEGLRAKTSVPLSVDTTKAAVARAVLGAGAHLINDITGFRSDPELPRVVAEANAACCLMHIQGTPSTMQQAPRYEDLVDEVLDFLEGSVALATGAGIPRERILLDPGIGFGKTFDHNLYLLRRLGELRVPGLPLLVGTSRKGFLGALTGGKPAGERLAATLGSLAAMAVLGGADVVRVHDVAEARDALVVGDAIRTAMDGGALR, from the coding sequence ATGATTCGCGCCCGCCCCATCAGCGTCGACCGTCCCGAGGACCTGACGCTGGCCCTGCGCCGCATGGGCCTGCCCACGCCCGCGCGCGAGTACCTGCTGGAGAAGGTGCCCCACGCGCAGGTGCTCCTCACGGGCGTGCCTCGGGAGGTGAGCGCGTTCCTGCACGGGCTGCACGAGCGGGCGCTCGTGCCCGGTCGCGAGGAGCATCCGGCGTGGGTCTCCGGAGATGTCCGCTCGCGCCCTGGCACCGGGCTGTTGTCCGGGCGCCTGGAGCAGTTCGAGCGGCTCATGGCCCTGGCGCGCTCGCAGCGTGACGCGGCGCTGGCAGCGCTGGCGGAGGCGCTGGCCCGCGCGATGGACGCGGGGAAGGCCCCCGAGCCTTGGGTGCTGGGGGACCGCGTCTTCCACTGGGGCTCACGCACCTATGTCATGGGCGTGGTCAACGTGACGCCGGACAGCTTCTCCGATGGGGGCCGCTACCTGGGCGCGGACGCGGCCATCGCGCGGGGGCTCGCGCTGGTGGCGGCGGGCGCGGACTTCCTGGACGTCGGCGGTGAGTCCACGCGGCCCGGCTCCGCGAGCGTGTCCGCGGAGGAGGAGGTGGCCCGGGTGCTGCCCGTCATCGAGGGCCTGCGCGCGAAGACGTCCGTGCCGCTGTCGGTGGACACGACGAAGGCGGCGGTGGCGCGCGCGGTGCTGGGCGCGGGCGCGCACCTCATCAACGACATCACCGGCTTCCGCTCGGACCCGGAGCTGCCCCGGGTGGTGGCCGAGGCCAACGCCGCCTGCTGCCTGATGCACATCCAGGGGACCCCCAGCACGATGCAGCAGGCGCCTCGGTACGAGGACCTGGTGGACGAGGTGCTCGACTTCCTGGAGGGCTCCGTGGCGCTGGCCACGGGGGCGGGCATTCCTCGGGAGCGTATCCTCCTGGACCCTGGGATTGGCTTCGGCAAGACGTTCGACCACAACCTCTACCTGCTGCGGCGCCTGGGGGAGCTGCGCGTGCCGGGGCTGCCGCTGCTCGTGGGCACCAGCCGCAAGGGCTTCCTGGGGGCGCTGACGGGAGGCAAACCGGCGGGCGAGCGGCTGGCGGCGACGCTGGGCTCCCTGGCGGCGATGGCGGTGTTGGGAGGGGCGGACGTTGTCCGGGTCCACGATGTGGCGGAGGCACGCGACGCGCTGGTGGTCGGGGATGCGATTCGCACCGCCATGGATGGGGGCGCCCTCAGGTGA
- the acpS gene encoding holo-ACP synthase, translated as MGIRGLGLDICSISRIQRIMDGPRAEAFLNRVYTEAERALCGQRHDAASAYAARFAAKEALVKALGAPPGIRWKDMEVRRDNGAPYFALSGVALEVMEARGLEAFLALTHDADVAAATVVLQKKGE; from the coding sequence ATGGGAATCCGCGGCCTGGGCCTGGACATCTGCTCCATCTCCCGCATCCAGCGCATCATGGATGGGCCTCGCGCCGAGGCATTCCTGAATCGCGTCTACACCGAGGCGGAGCGGGCCCTGTGCGGCCAGCGCCATGACGCCGCCAGTGCCTACGCGGCGCGCTTCGCGGCGAAGGAGGCGCTGGTGAAGGCCTTGGGCGCGCCGCCGGGCATCCGCTGGAAGGACATGGAGGTGCGCCGGGACAACGGCGCGCCTTACTTCGCGCTCTCCGGTGTGGCGCTGGAGGTGATGGAGGCGCGGGGGCTGGAGGCGTTCCTCGCGTTGACGCACGACGCGGACGTGGCCGCCGCCACCGTGGTGCTCCAGAAGAAAGGGGAGTGA